ACGACCCAAAGCGGTTGCCAACCCTCTTTGACTAATCCCAAGTCTTTGCCAACTTTTAGTCTTAATTCACCCATATATTGGGAAACCGTGCTGTAATCACCGGCGCCGAAAAACAGAATATCACCGTTTTCAGCTTGAGTTTTCTGTAAAATAGCATCAATGGCATCATCATCGAGAAACTTTACAATCGGAGATTGTAAGCCATCACGACCTTTTTCTTTCTCATTGACTTTAATCCAGGCTAAACCTTTAGCACCAAAACGGCGAACATAAGGGTCATAATCGTCTATTTGTTTACGACTCATTTGAGTTCCACCTTGTGGAATTTTCAACACACAAACACGACCGTTTTCATCATTTGCCGGACTGGAAAAGACTTTGAACTCCACATGTTTGACAGTTTCTGCGACATCAACTAATTGTAAGTCTATTCGTAAATCCGGTTTGTCTGAGCCATATAAATTCATCGCATCGGCATAAGTCATGCGAGGAAAAGGATTTGGTAAATCAACATCCAGAACATTTTTATAAGCGTCACGAACCATATTTTCAGCTAAATCTTGAACATCTCTTTGGTCAACAAATGCCATTTCGATATCAAGCTGCGTGAATTCCGGTTGACGATCCGCACGCAAATCTTCATCACGGAAGCAACGAGCGATTTGATAATATCTGTCCATTCCTGACATCATCAATAACTGTTTAAACAATTGCGGAGATTGTGGCAAAGCATAAAATTTAGCTTGCTGAACACGCGAAGGAACTAAAAAGTCGCGCGCTCCTTCAGGAGTTGCTTTGGTGAGGATAGGGGTTTCAATATCAAGAAAGTCCTTACTATCGAGATAATTTCTCAAACTTCGTGTCAGTTTGTTACGCAAACGGATATTTTTTTGCATTTGCGGACGACGCATATCCAAGTAGCGATATTTCAGTCGAATCGCTTCACCAACTTCTTCATCCAACATGAATGGTAATGGTTTGGATTTGTTTAATACTTCGTATTTATCAACCACAACCTCAATTTTGCCTGATTTGAGGTTTGGATTTTCCTGTCCTTCCGGACGATTACGAACCTGACCTTTAACGTGTAAACAATATTCATAACGAGCATCTTCAGCAATTTTGAAAGCTTCGGCATTATCCGGCTCGACAACGACCTGTAAGATTCCGCTATGATCGCGTAAATCGATAAAAATCACACCACCATGATCACGGCGTTTATCGACCCAACCACAAACTTCAACTTGTTGATTTAACTTTTCTTCTGTTACATTTCCACACAGATCGCTTCGCATTGATATTTCCACATTGTTAAAACTAAACGAACCGGCAATTTTACCTTTTCCAGATTTTTTTGATAGTTTTTGCTGTTAAATTGTTTAATTAAAGGTGAATTTTTAAAGAAAAAGACAATCGTACTAAAATAGTAAGCCTATTGGTGTTTTATAAACAAAAATGCCCGCAGAGGTTTGCAGGCATTTTGTAACTATGAGTCTGGTATTTTTACTTAAATTTCGCAATGAAGTCCAGTTGCAAACGGTCGTAATCCGTTTGTGTTGGTTTGCTTTGTCCGATTTCAGAGTCGATGTATGTCAGTCCTAAAGAAATATTTTTCATCAGACCATAACCGGCTTTTAGCAGATAACCGCGTGAATCAGTGTTACCGCCAGCAAAGTCGGAATCGTTAAAAGTGCCAATTAAAGCATCCGCTTCAGTATCTAAGTAGGCAAGTCCCATATCCCATGAACCGGCATCGCTAACTTTACCGAGTTTAAAACCTAAAGTGTAGGCAGTATCTAAATCATCAGCTGCGGTATTTTTGTAGTAATTTCCATAAACGGAGAATGGTAATCCGGAAATCTTGGTTTTCAACTCAGCAAATAATTCAGCTGTATTGAAATCATTCGCTAATCGACCATTTGCATCCAGAGTGTTGCCTTTGGCATTGCCGTCATATAGCGGAGTTTCGCCTTTAATATTTTGATAATCGTAGTATCCAACACCGGCATTGAAGTCAACTGAGTCTGATAAATCATGTGAGAAAACCAATTGCCCGCCAAACATTAACGTGTCATCTGTTGAACTTCTTTCTTCAACAGCCATTCCAACCAATGTTGCGTTCACTAAACCTTCAGTGTAATTTAAAGCGAAACCTTCAGGATTCAAGTCGCTATCCCAAAGGATTGGATTTTTTCCTGGGATATAGAATGGATTTTTCATCTTACCACCTGATAATTTCAGGCTATCAGAGAATTTATAATTGAAATAAGCTAAATCCAGACGTAAATCCTTAGTGGAGAACCCTCCATCCAATGACTGATTGGTTGAAACCGGATCATCGCCACCACTTGCCATTCCCAATGTAAAGTCAAGGTTATCATTGACTTGCATATTCATGTTAGCTCTCAGTCTGATACGATTTCTTTGACGGATTTCCCGACCTTTTTGATCGATATACTCGTATCTGTCTCTAATATCGGCACTGAATTTGACTCTGTCAGCCCACGATGATTTGCTATCTTTCTTTTCAACTTTCGCAACTTCCGGTGCTTCGGGTTTTGGAAGTGTATTTTCAGCTGTTTTTGCTTCCAGTTGTTCGATTTTTTCTGTCAATAATTTAACTTGTTGCTTTAACAATTCGAGTTCAGCGGCAGTATCGCTGGCATAGCCTTGTTGACTTAAAACAGCCAAAATTGAGGCAAGTAATATTTTATTTTTCATGATGATGTTGATGTGCTTCTTGGAAAGTTGGAATTTTAATTGAGGAATATGACATTTCTGTTACACAAATGAAATAATGCAATAAAAATGAAATACAAATGTCAGCTAAATTTAACAAATTTCATGAGATGTTAATATTCTGTCTGTTGATTAAATATTTCCTCAATAATTTTTCCGCGAAACATAGGCTTAGATTTATATTGATATAGAATACGCATCTATGCAAAAAAACTCCTTTGGTAAAGAATTAGCATTTGGTATTGTTTTTATTTTGATTGCAATACTAAGCGGTTTGACAACGTCCTATTGGATGCTGTCTTTTTTTCTGTGGTCAGTTGTTTATATTCTGTGGAAATGGGTTGAGTTTTATTATTTTTACAAGTGGTACATGAATGGTGCTAAACTTGGAAAAGCTCCTTTATCCAGTGGAATCTGGGAAGATTTATCGACACAAGTCATCAAGAATAGAAAACACAATAAAAAAGTTATCAGTGATAATAAGCATTTGCTTCATCGGTTTAATGTGACAGCACAAGCATTGCCTTATGCGACAATACTGGTTAACAACCAATTGGAAATAACCTGGTGCAATCATCAGGCGCAAAAACTGTTAGGAATTTTTCCACACAAAGATTATGGTTCTCGTTTGGACAATATTATCAGAGCTCCC
This genomic interval from Gammaproteobacteria bacterium contains the following:
- a CDS encoding putative porin, which translates into the protein MKNKILLASILAVLSQQGYASDTAAELELLKQQVKLLTEKIEQLEAKTAENTLPKPEAPEVAKVEKKDSKSSWADRVKFSADIRDRYEYIDQKGREIRQRNRIRLRANMNMQVNDNLDFTLGMASGGDDPVSTNQSLDGGFSTKDLRLDLAYFNYKFSDSLKLSGGKMKNPFYIPGKNPILWDSDLNPEGFALNYTEGLVNATLVGMAVEERSSTDDTLMFGGQLVFSHDLSDSVDFNAGVGYYDYQNIKGETPLYDGNAKGNTLDANGRLANDFNTAELFAELKTKISGLPFSVYGNYYKNTAADDLDTAYTLGFKLGKVSDAGSWDMGLAYLDTEADALIGTFNDSDFAGGNTDSRGYLLKAGYGLMKNISLGLTYIDSEIGQSKPTQTDYDRLQLDFIAKFK
- the aspS gene encoding aspartate--tRNA ligase — its product is MRSDLCGNVTEEKLNQQVEVCGWVDKRRDHGGVIFIDLRDHSGILQVVVEPDNAEAFKIAEDARYEYCLHVKGQVRNRPEGQENPNLKSGKIEVVVDKYEVLNKSKPLPFMLDEEVGEAIRLKYRYLDMRRPQMQKNIRLRNKLTRSLRNYLDSKDFLDIETPILTKATPEGARDFLVPSRVQQAKFYALPQSPQLFKQLLMMSGMDRYYQIARCFRDEDLRADRQPEFTQLDIEMAFVDQRDVQDLAENMVRDAYKNVLDVDLPNPFPRMTYADAMNLYGSDKPDLRIDLQLVDVAETVKHVEFKVFSSPANDENGRVCVLKIPQGGTQMSRKQIDDYDPYVRRFGAKGLAWIKVNEKEKGRDGLQSPIVKFLDDDAIDAILQKTQAENGDILFFGAGDYSTVSQYMGELRLKVGKDLGLVKEGWQPLWVVDFPMFEYNSDEKRWDALHHPFTAPICDEQTLRDNPGKAISKGYDVVMNGVELGGGSIRIHNQDIQSAVFDLLGISKEDAEIKFGFLLEALNYGCPPHGGIALGLDRMAALMCGVESIRDVIAFPKTSSASCSLTSAPSEIPANQLEEVHVQAIYPEVEEE